In Microbacterium sp. zg-Y818, the genomic window GCAAGCCGGTCGAGCTGCCCATCGACCGGCTGTGGATCGCGAACATCGCGATCACCATGGGGCTGGTCAACGCGAACACCACCGACACCCTGCTCAAGCTCGTCGAGCAGCACAAGCTCGCGGCGTCGATGTTCGTCACCCACGACTTCACGCTCGACAGGATCGAAGAGGCGTACGACGTGTTCGGCCGCGCAGCGGAGACGAAGGCGCTGAAGGTGCTGATCACGGCGTGACCCGGGTCTCAGGAGTATCCTGCGCGACCACGACGAGAGGACCGTGATCCGCGAACCTACGAAGAAAGCCCCGGGGATCCGGGGCTTTCTCTTCGGTAGCAGGAGCGGGGTTCGAACCCGCGACCTCACGATTATGAGTCGTGCGCTCTCACCAACTGAGCTACCCTGCCGCGTGCATCCGGTGGATGCTGCGAGCCCCGAGTCAGGATTGAACTGACGACCCCTTCCTTACCATGGAAGTGCTCTGCCACTGAGCTATCGGGGCGTGCTGCCCGCAAGCAGGCAACTAGAAGAGGATATCAGAGCCGCGGCCTGCTCTGAAACGCGAGCTCACCCGGCGGTGTGATCGCGCATCCATTCCAGCGGGTCGATCCTCGTCGTCCCGTTCTGCCAGATCTCGAAGTGCAAGTGCGCGCCGAAGGAGTACCCCGTGTCACCGACGGTGCCGAGCACGTCGCCGACCTTGACGGTGTCGCCCGCCTTCACCCGCAGCGAGCCGTATTCCATGTGTGCGTAGTGGCTCGAGACGAGTTCGCCATCGACGACGTGATCGACGACGACATGGACGCCGTACAGGCCACCGGCCTCTGTCGCGACGCGCACGGTGCCGTCGGCGATCGCGTGGATCTCGGCGCCCTGACCAGGAACGAAGTCGATGCCGTGGTGCATGCTGCCGTCGCGCATCTGGAAGCCCCACGTGTAAGGCACCCCGACCGGGAACGGCCACTGCACGGGCGAGTTCGGGTTGTTCAGAAACGAGTTGTCGAAGTTGCGAACCCCGGAGCCTGCCGCCAGGTCGGCCATCGTGGCAGTCGAGTACGTCTCGTCCCGCGCCAGGTCGACGCTCTCATTCGAGGCCGACGACACGAACGCCTGGATCTCCTCGTGGTCCTGAGAGGACGACACCGCGGTCGTCAGCGACGTCGAGGCGGCGCCGGCGGGCTTGCTGCCGGCTACCGACGCCATCGCGCCGGCGGGCGTCGTCAGACCGATGGCGAGCAGACCCACCACGCTCATGGCGCCGAGCGAGGCGGATGCCGCGGCGAGCCGCCGACGTGCCAGCGCCATGCGCGGCGGGCGCGCCGCGTCGCCGGCTGTGTGGGCGATGGCCTCGGGTCGAGCCAGCCGCGGCGCCGCAGCAGGCGCCGGGGCGGACGCCCCACCCTCGAAGCAGAACAGGCGCGCCGCACGCTCGAACTCATCCGAGGCGAGCTTCTCCGGCGCAGACGCACCGGCCGCGCGGCGCGCTCGTCGCGAAGTGGGGACGGCGGCCGGCGGTACGGCGCAGGCGATCGGGACGGTGGATGCCACCGGCATGGCACCGGCGTCGTCGTGAGCGTCATCCCGAACCTCAGGGAGAACCGCGGCGCTGTTCTCCAGCGCGGCCGGAAGCTCCACCGTGGCCGCAGCGACCAGGAAGACGGCCAGCTCTGCGGCGTGTGTCTGCGCGGCATCGGCCGCTGCGACATCGGACTGCGCCTGCTCGCGCGGGGCAGCGGGCTTCGCCGGGTCTGCGTCGATACGCGGGTCGTGGACTTCGGCTTGCCGAGCGGCCCGGCGGCGCAGCTCCGCGCGGGTCAGCACGCGCTCCGGCTGCGGTGCAGGCGTGGTGACGATACGGCTGGAGCGGCGCAGAGGCGCGGCAACGGCCGACGGGGCGTCGAGGGTCAAATCAGGGGGCTCTCGGGTCGGCCGCTCGCGGGGACGAGGGACGTCTTCGGGTGGGGGGTGACGTCACTGTTTTCGTTCGGGCGAGAAAAGTAACGATCAGGTAAACACTACCCCGCGCGGACGCGGAATGCCACGTCGCGCTCAGCTCGCTTACGGAGTCGTCGCATTGTTCCCGGCGGCGCCGGCGAACACGATGGCTGAAAGCCTGGCGACAAGCTCAGCGCTTCCCACGATGGTCATCTCCCGCGTGGGCGCGGAACCCGGAACGCCTGCGGCGACGCCACCGGCCTCTTCGACCAGCAGCACGCCGGCGGCGTGGTCCCACGGGTGAAGGCCGCGCTCGAAGTATCCGTCGAGGCGCCCCGCGGCGACATAGGCCAGATCGAGCGACGCCGCGCCGATGCGGCGGATGTCGCGCGCGAGCGGCATGACCCGCCCGAGCATCTCCAGCTGTGCGGCGTGGGTGGCCGGGTCATAGCCGAACCCGGTGGCCAGCAGAGATCCCGCCGGATTCACTTCGGCGTTCACCTTGAGCCGTTGCCCTCCCAGCCACGCGCCCTCCCCGCGCACGACGTGGAAAAGCTCGCCCAACGCCGGCGCATGGATCACCCCGGCGAGCGCCTGCCACTCACGGGGGTCGGGCTCACCCGAGACCGCCGCGATGCTGACGGCATAGGAGGGGATGCCGTAGGCGTAGTTCACGGTGCCGTCGATCGGGTCCACGACCCACGTGATCCCGGTGGTGCCCCTCTCCGCGGCAGATTCCTCACCGAGGAAGCCATCCCCCGGCCGGGCCGCGGCGATCCGCTCGCGGATGAGGTTCTCCACCTCGCGGTCGGCCTCGGTGACGATGTCGGCCAGCGCGGACTTGCTCGCGGCGATCGACACTCCCTCTTCGCGGCGTCGCCGTGCCAGCGCGCCCGCCTCGTGGGCGATGTCGACGGCGAGTGCTCCCAGTTCCTGCTGCAGGCTCATGCGCACCACGCTACGCGCACGCCGGCCATGGCCCGTCACTTCGGGCCGGTGCACCTGTCGCCGCCAGGGCGTGACGCCTCAGGGGCGCGGGGGCAGCGGCGGGCGCGGGGGCACCGGCGGGAAGTCGTCGGTGCCGGGCGCCGGAGCGGCAGCATCCGTCTGTCCCTCGAGCGAGGGCTGCTGACCGGGTGCGCGCGTCGACGGCCGCGTCTCTTCGGACGGCTGGTCGCCCTCGTACTGTTCCCGCGCGATCGCACCTTCGGACTCCTGGCCCTCGGGCTGCGCATACGCCTGCGGCTGCGGCGCCTCGCCCTGCGGCGAAGGCCAGTCTGCGGTCTGCGCGGGCGCAGCCTGGGCGGCGTGGGGGTCGTAGGCCGGGGGCTGCGCGATGGCCTGCGGGGCCGGCGCGGCGGCGGCGTAGTTCTGCGGGTAGGTCGGGTAACCGGTGTAGTACGCGTTCCAGTCCGGCGATCCGTCAGGCATGACGGGGAGCGGCGTGAAACCGTCGGCGTACGTGGGCCACTGTGCGGCCTGGGGCTGAGCGGGTCCGCCGGCGTAGGCGGCGGCCTTGGGGCGCTCGCGCTTGGGCGCGAACAGCACGTTCACGAGCGGGACCAGTGCGGTGCCGACGGCCGCTAGAATGGCCAGCGCGACCACGATCCGCCAGTAGATCGCCTCGAACTCGAGGTAGTCCGACAGCAACAGCGGCAGCACCAGCATGACCGCCAGGATGACGACGAGTCCGATGGTCACATAGGTCACGGTGGTTGTGAAGGTCGTCGCGTAGCGGGCGTGCGCCTTGGTGAACAGGCGCACGTGCAGCAGGGCCAGCTGCAGGATCAGCACGATCAGGAGGAACCGGAAGAACCGATCGACACCGACTCCGAAGTAACGGTCGGGCTCCGGCATCCAGATCATGAACGCGCCGATCAGCAGCGTCAGGACCCAGGTGGCCATGCTCGCCAGCGCGAACCAGGCCGGACGGCCGGGTGCCAGTCGGGCCTCGAGGATCGCAACGCCGGCAAAGCCTGCCAGCAGCAGGATGGTGAGGAATGCACGGGCGACGAGTCGCTCTTCGGGCCCGAACAGCACCCAGACGACACAGACGAACGCTGCGGCGATCAGGGCGCCTATCGCGACCCAGATTGCGGCGCGCAGCAGCTTTGCGGAAGCGGGGCTGGTGATGGGCTGGGTCATCGTCGGTCCTCTCCCGCGGCGCGACACCGCGGCAATCCCCCCATCCTGACACGCCGGGAACGCTCGAACCACTTCGCGTACAATTCGCGCCCCGCCGAAGAGGCCGACAACGGAGGGATATTTCCGGCGCGAGTGGTCGTGCACTGGTCATAGGAAACCTATAGGCTGTGGTCAGACCACAGGCCAGCTGCGTAGATGACAACTGCGAACTGACCCATCACGAAGGGATACAACATGTCCACAGTTGCGATCATCGGCGGCACCGGCCTCCTCGGACGCGCCACGGCGCAGGAACTCCTCGCGCACGGCTATGAGGTGCTCTCCATCTCGCTGCCGCCCGAGACCGCCCACCCGCTCGACGGCGTGCAGTACGTGTACTGCGACGTCGCCACGGCATCCGACGATGAGCTGCTCGCGTTGCTCGACGGTGTGGATGCCGTCGCCTACGCCGCCGGCGCCGACGAGCGCATCGCGCCGCAGGCGCCCGCGGCGGGCTTCTTCTACCGCGCCAACGTTCTGCCCACCCAGCGCATGGCGCGCCTCGCCCGCCAGGCCGGTGTGACCTCATTCGTCGTCTACGGCTCGTACTTCGCCGAGTTCGCCGAGCGCTGGCCCGAGCTGGGCCTGCGCGAGAACGCCGGGTACGTCCGCACCCGTCTGCTGCAGGAGCAGGTCGCCTTCCTCGAGGGCGAAGGCGCGATGACCGTGACCTCGCTGCGTCTCCCCTGGATCTTCGGCACCATGCCGGGCGCCGTGCCGCTGTGGAGCATGTTCGTGGCGATGGATGCCGCCGTCCCCGAGGACTCCCCCATCGCCGTCCCCGCGGGCGGCACCGTCATGGTCACCACCAGCCAGGTGGCCAAGGCCGCGCGCGGCGCGATCGAACGGGGCGAGCACGGCAAGACCTACGCGCTCGGTGGCATCAATATGACCTACGCCGACTTCCACCGCATGATCGCGGAGGAGGCGGGCCTGGATCCCGCCCGCGTGATGCCCCTCCCCGCCGAGGCGTTCGCGGCCGCGATGAAGGCGTACGACGAGGCCGAAGCCGGCCGCGGCATCGAGCACGGCATGCACCAGGCGGATGCCGCACGCGTGCAGGAGCGGTTCGCGTACGTCGAGCCGGAGCCCGTGCAGGCCGCGCTCGGCTACGGACCGGAAGACGTCGAGGCGGCGATCCGCGAGAGCCTGCGGGTCTGCGTCGCTTCGCGCACCCCGGTCGCCTGAGCCAGCGAGAGAGGGAGCCACCCGCGCCTTCGGGTGGCTCCCTCTTCATATTGCTCACGTACCCGCTCGACGGCGGCCGCGGTGTCCCGTCGCTGGCTACGCCGCGTGGGAGACTGAAGGTGCCCTGTCGTTCTCGCTTTGCGCCGCGGGCCCCACCCGCGCGGCGCGACTCCCGAAGGGACCCGAGCCCTGCAAGGAACTCAGACTCCCCAGCCGAGCGCGATGGCGGCGCGCCTGCACGCCGCCCGCACGTCAGGCGACGCCGTCGGCGTGTTCCGGATCGTCGCCGAGAACCCCCTCGTCGCCTGGTACGCCATGCCATTGCCCGAGCTCGCGGAGACGATCGCAGAGGCCATGGCCGGTGTCTCGGATTCTTCCGACGACAAGCAGATCTGCCGCGGTCTGCTGCAGGTCCTGCGCGGCGAAGAGATATCCATCACCCTCCCGGCGCGACTGCAGGCCATGCCCCTGGCGATGCGCGGTATGCAAGAGCGGCTGCGGGGCGCTCCGAGTGCGGCGCTCCGACTCCAGCTGACGGCGCGCACGCAGCGGGTGCGCTCGGCGAGCACGCTGTTCGACACGACCGATGGACTCGCCGCGTTCGAGGCGATGCAGATGGGCATCACCCGCATGCTGGCCGGGGACCTGGTCGGCGCGCTCACCGATTTCACGGCCGTCCGCTGGTCGCCGACCCCCTCGCTCCCTTTCCTGATGCGCGACGCGCACGTGAAGTCCGCCCTGGTGCACGCCCTGTACGGGCGACCGGCGGACGCCCACCGCAGCATCCAGGCTGCCCGCTCGATCCCTCGCACCGCGAGCTGGGTCGAGGAAGGGCTGGACGCGCACCTCGAGATGGCCGCCGCAGTGCTTGAGGAGGACGCGCACGCCGCCGTCTCACGGCTGGAATCGATCCCGCTGGACGCGGTCGGCGAACTGTGGCCGTTCCTTGTGGAGGCCATGTACCGCGCCCATTCGCGCGCCGGGCGCGGTGAGGCAGCCGCACTGCGCTTCGAGCGCCTGCGCGACGCCGCACCCCCCGCGAGGCCGGGCGATGGGATGCCGGGCAACGTCTTCGACTGCATCCTCGCCCTCGTAGCCTTCTTCCGCGGCGACGCGACGATGGCCCGTCGACTGAACGCGACCGTGCCGCCGACGTTCTTCCGCGGGGCGATGATGCAAGCCATGCTCGACATCGTCGCCGGGCGTCCCGACGAGGCCCTGCGCATCCTGGCGGAACTGCGTCCGTCAACGGACGGCCTCGATCAGCTGGAGGGACAGCGCCTCGCGCTTCGGGCGCAGGCCCTGTTCGCACGGGGGCAGCGCGTCGATGCCCTTGTCGCTCTGTCCGAGGTCCGCGATCTGCCCGACGGCGCCGGACGGCTGGGCGCCCGCCTGCTCACTGCGGACCTGCACGACCTCGCCCGCGCGGAGGTTGCCGGTTGGGAGTCGATTCCCACCAAGGCGCTCTGGCCCGAAGACACCATCGCGCTCACCGTGCGTGAACGCGAACTGCTCGCTGCCCTGCACGCGGGTCTGACCCGCACGGAGATCGCCGAGCGGCTGTTCGTGTCCTTGAACACGATCAAGACGCACCAGCGGTCACTGTTCCGCAAGTTGGGCGTCTCGACACGGGCCGAGGCCGCCGCGATCGCCGAGCGTCGCGGCCTGCTCTGACGGTTCGGGTCAGCGACGACGCCAGACGAGCGCACCCGTGCCACCCGCGACGGTGACGGCGAGCGCGAGCGCCCACCAGGGGAAAGGCACCGGAACCTCAGGGACGAACCGCGCAACCTCCGCGGGCAGGCTGGTCCGCTCGGCGTGCACGAGGATGCGGTGCGAGTTGATGCCGATGGGCGTGCAGGTGACGAGGGTGACGAGGTCGCGACCGGGGACGATGCGCAGCGAGTCGACGTCGTCGGGCTCGACGACCTGTGTCTCGGTCACGCGGTAGGCGAGGGTCTGCCCCAGCACCGTCAGAGTGAAGGTGTCCCCCTCCGTAAGCCGGTCGAGGTGGGTGAAGAGGGCGGACTGCGGGTAGCCGCGGTGCCCCGTGAGGACCGCGTGGGTGCCGGCGCCGCCGACGGGGAG contains:
- a CDS encoding M23 family metallopeptidase; the protein is MTLDAPSAVAAPLRRSSRIVTTPAPQPERVLTRAELRRRAARQAEVHDPRIDADPAKPAAPREQAQSDVAAADAAQTHAAELAVFLVAAATVELPAALENSAAVLPEVRDDAHDDAGAMPVASTVPIACAVPPAAVPTSRRARRAAGASAPEKLASDEFERAARLFCFEGGASAPAPAAAPRLARPEAIAHTAGDAARPPRMALARRRLAAASASLGAMSVVGLLAIGLTTPAGAMASVAGSKPAGAASTSLTTAVSSSQDHEEIQAFVSSASNESVDLARDETYSTATMADLAAGSGVRNFDNSFLNNPNSPVQWPFPVGVPYTWGFQMRDGSMHHGIDFVPGQGAEIHAIADGTVRVATEAGGLYGVHVVVDHVVDGELVSSHYAHMEYGSLRVKAGDTVKVGDVLGTVGDTGYSFGAHLHFEIWQNGTTRIDPLEWMRDHTAG
- a CDS encoding inositol monophosphatase family protein; translation: MSLQQELGALAVDIAHEAGALARRRREEGVSIAASKSALADIVTEADREVENLIRERIAAARPGDGFLGEESAAERGTTGITWVVDPIDGTVNYAYGIPSYAVSIAAVSGEPDPREWQALAGVIHAPALGELFHVVRGEGAWLGGQRLKVNAEVNPAGSLLATGFGYDPATHAAQLEMLGRVMPLARDIRRIGAASLDLAYVAAGRLDGYFERGLHPWDHAAGVLLVEEAGGVAAGVPGSAPTREMTIVGSAELVARLSAIVFAGAAGNNATTP
- a CDS encoding NAD-dependent epimerase/dehydratase family protein, with the protein product MSTVAIIGGTGLLGRATAQELLAHGYEVLSISLPPETAHPLDGVQYVYCDVATASDDELLALLDGVDAVAYAAGADERIAPQAPAAGFFYRANVLPTQRMARLARQAGVTSFVVYGSYFAEFAERWPELGLRENAGYVRTRLLQEQVAFLEGEGAMTVTSLRLPWIFGTMPGAVPLWSMFVAMDAAVPEDSPIAVPAGGTVMVTTSQVAKAARGAIERGEHGKTYALGGINMTYADFHRMIAEEAGLDPARVMPLPAEAFAAAMKAYDEAEAGRGIEHGMHQADAARVQERFAYVEPEPVQAALGYGPEDVEAAIRESLRVCVASRTPVA
- a CDS encoding LuxR C-terminal-related transcriptional regulator, which gives rise to MAARLHAARTSGDAVGVFRIVAENPLVAWYAMPLPELAETIAEAMAGVSDSSDDKQICRGLLQVLRGEEISITLPARLQAMPLAMRGMQERLRGAPSAALRLQLTARTQRVRSASTLFDTTDGLAAFEAMQMGITRMLAGDLVGALTDFTAVRWSPTPSLPFLMRDAHVKSALVHALYGRPADAHRSIQAARSIPRTASWVEEGLDAHLEMAAAVLEEDAHAAVSRLESIPLDAVGELWPFLVEAMYRAHSRAGRGEAAALRFERLRDAAPPARPGDGMPGNVFDCILALVAFFRGDATMARRLNATVPPTFFRGAMMQAMLDIVAGRPDEALRILAELRPSTDGLDQLEGQRLALRAQALFARGQRVDALVALSEVRDLPDGAGRLGARLLTADLHDLARAEVAGWESIPTKALWPEDTIALTVRERELLAALHAGLTRTEIAERLFVSLNTIKTHQRSLFRKLGVSTRAEAAAIAERRGLL